One region of Rubripirellula tenax genomic DNA includes:
- a CDS encoding FG-GAP-like repeat-containing protein yields the protein MSPRTIGVAITLCFAFVSGCGPSEPSTQPRAQSSADEPSFDQPSFKQSIAANGDDSQPPSIDELLARAERAIRANEIESARKFLRDILVRDPDDRRAVIGLSQIDAVAGDLKSAIERLHDVPIDDPLFGVAAWGLCADWMTQLGDYPSAIPRYQTLLQRNGDNPALRHRLAFLLNTVGRRDEAAKTLAPLVHTGDVTESELRSLLTLSAPYIWTQQSDENPKFRLGQALGMYTAQKLDRAAELFESLIEPNAPDPYVIAYYAATLTELQQFDEAVSLLAQAPVEAAQIAAYWMAVGDLETYSKNHRAAVSAYLESVRLDSTFVQAHLRLKNALTRLNEITAAERVSERIERLDTVLVTANMIHDRAPNVQELVAELATDLANLGQREQAIAWTQIYMTRQPPNRQFLTWAGTMLDQWGQMPDATMIDRRLCGLNPKDFPDPAIVQTDRVASASTRRETKPITMAPETLSQPRFIDVAHTFGLDHEYLNANPRNLRGILVFQQFGAGAIAFDYNLDGRIDFYFGQGGSDPREDSDRPNVLYRQHANRFQDVTKLAGVGDLGYAQGLTFGDLNQDGFPDIVVGNVGRNRLYLNQGDGTFREISNQIGWWEKRFTTGLGIADVTADGLPDIVEMNYVDDQGIFVGPKLNQDGFAITGMGPSNFRAANDHVWIADPDGTLRDTMLTNPSPGLGLVITDLDLQTGLEIFVGNDLQPNQLWKLDETETGTANDQPSFQDLAVIAGVAFGSRGAAQACMGVAKADFDHNGFPDLVVANFLDEWANLFLQTSDGTFRDLAAQYRLHQISANVLGFGVQSLDFDNDGWTDVIFANGYIDDFTYKGIAFEMPTQLAVNRGDRFELATDCGGEYWNKNHLGRCLITCDHNADGRIDFLVVDLQEPVALLENQTDSNHHWIQLQLVGTASERDAIGAHVTVITESKRQIAVVSTGDGFQGRNEAVLAFGLGFASEPVTVVVKWPTGKEQRFSNLSIDRRYLIVERDSVAWTQVVSP from the coding sequence ATGAGTCCGCGAACAATCGGGGTGGCAATAACGTTGTGCTTTGCGTTCGTCTCAGGATGCGGGCCGAGTGAACCGAGTACCCAACCGAGAGCCCAATCTAGCGCCGATGAGCCCAGTTTCGATCAGCCCAGTTTCAAACAATCAATCGCCGCAAACGGCGATGATTCGCAGCCGCCTTCCATCGACGAGCTTCTCGCGCGGGCCGAACGGGCCATCCGAGCGAATGAAATCGAGTCGGCTCGCAAATTCCTTCGTGACATTCTCGTCCGTGATCCCGATGATCGGCGCGCCGTCATTGGCTTGTCCCAGATCGATGCTGTCGCGGGCGACTTGAAGTCCGCTATCGAACGATTGCATGATGTACCGATCGACGACCCGCTATTCGGTGTCGCGGCGTGGGGGCTGTGCGCGGATTGGATGACTCAGCTCGGCGATTACCCATCCGCGATTCCCCGCTACCAAACTCTGCTTCAACGAAACGGCGATAATCCGGCGTTAAGGCATCGTCTCGCATTCCTTCTCAACACCGTCGGTCGGCGGGACGAGGCCGCGAAAACCCTCGCCCCACTCGTTCACACCGGCGACGTTACCGAGAGCGAACTGCGCTCGCTGTTGACACTCTCTGCACCCTACATTTGGACGCAGCAATCCGACGAAAATCCGAAGTTTCGGCTCGGTCAAGCACTCGGGATGTACACGGCCCAAAAGCTAGATAGGGCAGCCGAATTGTTCGAGTCCTTGATCGAACCGAACGCTCCCGATCCGTACGTCATCGCGTATTACGCCGCGACACTGACGGAGTTGCAACAGTTTGACGAAGCGGTATCGCTACTTGCCCAAGCCCCCGTCGAAGCCGCACAAATCGCTGCGTATTGGATGGCGGTTGGTGACTTGGAAACGTACTCAAAGAATCATCGAGCGGCGGTGAGTGCGTATTTGGAATCGGTCAGGCTGGACAGCACCTTTGTGCAGGCCCATCTGCGACTCAAGAACGCGCTAACCAGACTGAACGAAATCACGGCGGCCGAACGAGTTTCCGAACGAATCGAACGTCTTGATACCGTCTTGGTGACGGCGAATATGATTCACGATCGTGCCCCGAACGTCCAAGAATTGGTCGCGGAATTAGCGACCGACTTGGCCAACCTGGGTCAACGCGAGCAGGCGATCGCGTGGACGCAAATCTACATGACTCGCCAACCACCCAACCGTCAATTCTTGACCTGGGCCGGTACGATGTTGGATCAATGGGGGCAAATGCCGGACGCAACCATGATCGATCGGCGTCTGTGCGGCTTGAATCCGAAAGACTTTCCCGATCCCGCTATTGTCCAAACCGATCGCGTTGCATCAGCATCGACCCGTCGCGAAACAAAGCCGATCACAATGGCGCCAGAGACTCTTTCGCAGCCCCGGTTTATTGACGTCGCACACACGTTTGGCTTGGACCACGAATACTTGAACGCGAATCCACGCAACCTTCGTGGGATCCTTGTCTTTCAACAGTTCGGCGCCGGAGCGATCGCGTTCGACTACAACCTCGACGGAAGAATCGATTTCTATTTCGGCCAGGGTGGTAGCGATCCTCGCGAGGATTCGGATCGCCCCAACGTGCTCTATCGGCAACACGCGAATCGATTCCAAGACGTCACCAAGTTGGCAGGCGTCGGCGATCTCGGTTACGCCCAAGGGCTGACTTTCGGTGACCTCAACCAAGACGGATTCCCAGATATCGTCGTCGGAAACGTTGGTCGAAATCGTCTTTACCTCAATCAAGGCGATGGCACATTTCGCGAGATCAGTAATCAAATCGGTTGGTGGGAGAAACGCTTTACCACTGGACTTGGGATCGCCGACGTGACCGCCGATGGACTGCCCGATATCGTGGAAATGAATTACGTCGATGACCAAGGCATCTTTGTTGGACCGAAGCTAAATCAGGACGGCTTTGCCATCACAGGCATGGGCCCGTCAAACTTCCGAGCAGCCAACGATCACGTTTGGATTGCGGATCCCGACGGGACGCTTCGTGATACGATGCTCACCAATCCGAGTCCAGGGCTCGGATTGGTGATCACCGATTTAGACCTGCAGACGGGGCTGGAAATCTTCGTAGGGAACGACCTTCAACCCAACCAACTCTGGAAACTCGACGAAACGGAAACCGGCACTGCGAACGACCAACCGTCATTTCAAGATCTAGCCGTCATCGCGGGCGTTGCCTTTGGATCGCGAGGTGCCGCACAAGCTTGTATGGGTGTCGCCAAAGCAGACTTCGATCACAACGGCTTTCCCGACCTTGTCGTCGCCAACTTTCTGGACGAGTGGGCGAATCTGTTCCTGCAAACATCCGATGGCACGTTTCGTGATTTGGCCGCACAGTATCGGCTCCATCAAATCAGTGCCAACGTGCTGGGATTCGGCGTCCAGTCCCTCGATTTTGACAACGACGGATGGACCGATGTTATCTTTGCCAACGGATACATCGACGATTTCACTTACAAAGGGATCGCGTTTGAAATGCCGACGCAACTCGCGGTCAACCGAGGTGATCGTTTTGAATTGGCCACGGACTGCGGCGGCGAATACTGGAACAAGAATCATCTTGGACGCTGCTTGATCACCTGCGATCACAATGCGGATGGACGAATCGATTTCCTTGTCGTTGATTTGCAGGAGCCTGTCGCGTTGCTTGAGAATCAGACGGATTCAAACCATCATTGGATTCAGTTGCAATTGGTCGGCACGGCCAGCGAGCGTGATGCGATCGGCGCCCATGTCACCGTTATCACGGAATCGAAAAGACAGATCGCCGTAGTCTCAACCGGCGATGGATTCCAAGGACGCAATGAAGCCGTCCTTGCCTTTGGTCTAGGTTTCGCTTCCGAACCCGTAACGGTTGTCGTGAAGTGGCCGACCGGCAAAGAGCAGCGATTTTCCAACCTGTCCATCGATCGGCGCTATCTGATCGTTGAACGAGACTCGGTTGCATGGACACAGGTAGTCAGTCCATGA
- a CDS encoding CRTAC1 family protein, translated as MDSLAAMRAAVNAGQWPLAFQYSDSVLARHHREPGVVREVAEVARRVGQPAIAIGLLEEACRAESYSDEPQVLEAVSARISVGQLHDAMKLLEDSLTIQPDHLESRRWLFDFYVGIEQPLDAVPHGLFLIRKRKFDVELLLALVRDHRRTLSTEPLDAMVVRNPSDRRPLIGKAKESFDAGNFDAAIELLKDIVTSHQDYFPAQALLGRSLAAARRFDEFQKWSESQSKEIQRFPSYWIALGDWAREAHREQAAARAYWEAARLGDLDVEAFSKLTILLRQLKWDDGVIPPEVIASVESRLSRLSELSNAVARFTRTGQQSSADAASVAESLHRLGRFWEAEAWAAVATTMVKENDGTAKAIRAKIVTSLNKDTPWQLAEPYHQLDLSGLPLSSGDDGNGSAISLDFGNEDASASDLEFANEAKQRGLNFFGKSAADPGVSHTMIHYTTGCGGGTIDFDLDGNSDLYLTSAGGTPHQSDSQSNALMRNLDGVFTNVTQSSSSDSTEFGQGAAVGDVNEDGFPDLLVLNFGPDQLFINNGDGSFRDASRTWLPETESKWSTSGAIADVDGDGINDAIVVHYCGGPDVLSRVCADDVNGTQSCAPTTYSAEQDSFMKGAASGGFVDKTIQWGAIASVPGRGLGIVTGSFDDQPGVDVYVTNDQTDNHYFSPSKDETGFCLHESAMVRGLARNDRSLAQGSMGIAAADLTGDGKADLYVTNFLSEYNTFYRQRGSGLWQDQTNSVGLAQPTMAMVGWGTSAVDFDLNGTNELIVCNGHVDNYAAEKPSSLSDAALKDSAPFAMPLQIFQRGAADRYVRVDNKVSGEYFSNPHAGRALWTIDANGDDRCDVVVTHQTEPVALLVNHTVTDHHHLAIRLSGRNVSRDAVGTVVKISTDENTQTAFLTSGDGYMCSDERVIRFGLGPRDAKVTATVLWPDGSTQTHTSLSIDADWLIVQGDSPFELKNDLKLAKP; from the coding sequence ATGGACTCGCTCGCGGCGATGAGAGCGGCCGTCAACGCGGGACAGTGGCCCCTAGCTTTTCAGTATTCCGACAGCGTCCTGGCACGTCACCATCGGGAACCAGGCGTCGTTCGAGAAGTGGCCGAGGTGGCCCGCCGGGTCGGCCAGCCCGCCATCGCGATAGGCCTATTGGAAGAAGCTTGCCGTGCGGAGTCGTATTCTGACGAACCGCAGGTGCTAGAAGCGGTGTCGGCTAGAATCTCTGTGGGCCAGCTTCATGACGCAATGAAGCTGCTAGAAGATTCGCTTACGATACAGCCGGACCATCTTGAATCGCGTCGCTGGCTGTTCGACTTTTACGTCGGGATTGAGCAGCCATTGGACGCAGTTCCGCACGGGCTCTTTTTGATTCGCAAACGAAAGTTCGATGTAGAACTTCTGCTCGCACTCGTGCGTGATCACCGACGCACTCTCTCAACAGAGCCTCTTGATGCGATGGTCGTCCGTAATCCCAGCGATCGACGCCCGCTGATTGGCAAGGCGAAAGAATCTTTCGATGCAGGTAACTTCGACGCCGCCATCGAGTTACTGAAAGACATCGTCACCTCTCACCAGGACTACTTTCCTGCGCAAGCGTTACTCGGACGATCGCTGGCGGCGGCGCGGCGCTTCGATGAATTCCAAAAGTGGTCAGAATCGCAGAGCAAAGAAATCCAGCGGTTCCCAAGCTATTGGATCGCGCTTGGTGACTGGGCACGCGAGGCCCACCGCGAACAAGCCGCAGCCAGAGCGTACTGGGAAGCAGCTCGTCTTGGCGACTTAGACGTCGAGGCGTTTTCAAAACTCACCATTTTGCTACGACAACTCAAATGGGACGATGGAGTCATTCCACCGGAAGTGATCGCATCGGTTGAGTCTCGTCTTTCTCGGCTGAGTGAACTTTCCAATGCTGTGGCGAGATTCACTCGGACGGGGCAGCAGTCATCTGCCGACGCGGCATCCGTCGCCGAATCATTGCACAGACTCGGGCGATTCTGGGAAGCCGAGGCATGGGCTGCGGTAGCGACAACCATGGTGAAAGAAAACGACGGCACTGCCAAGGCGATACGAGCCAAAATTGTAACGTCGCTTAACAAAGACACGCCCTGGCAGCTTGCCGAACCGTATCACCAGTTGGACTTGAGTGGATTGCCTTTGTCATCCGGCGACGATGGCAACGGTTCGGCGATATCACTCGACTTCGGCAACGAAGATGCGTCCGCGAGCGATTTGGAATTCGCCAACGAAGCTAAGCAGCGAGGATTGAATTTCTTTGGCAAAAGCGCTGCGGATCCCGGTGTGTCTCACACGATGATCCATTACACGACGGGCTGTGGTGGTGGCACCATCGACTTTGATCTGGACGGCAACAGCGACTTGTACTTGACCAGCGCGGGCGGCACCCCGCATCAAAGCGATTCGCAAAGCAACGCGTTGATGCGGAATCTGGACGGCGTTTTCACCAACGTCACACAGTCGTCTTCGTCCGACAGCACAGAGTTCGGCCAGGGTGCCGCGGTGGGCGATGTCAACGAGGATGGTTTTCCCGATTTGCTCGTACTGAATTTCGGACCAGATCAGCTCTTCATCAACAACGGTGACGGCAGTTTTCGCGACGCGAGCCGAACGTGGCTGCCCGAGACGGAATCAAAGTGGTCGACCAGCGGCGCGATTGCGGATGTCGATGGCGACGGCATCAACGACGCGATCGTGGTTCACTATTGCGGCGGCCCCGACGTGTTGAGCCGAGTGTGCGCCGATGATGTCAACGGCACGCAGTCATGCGCACCAACGACTTATTCGGCCGAACAAGACTCGTTCATGAAGGGTGCTGCGTCAGGAGGATTTGTTGACAAGACCATCCAATGGGGAGCGATCGCGAGTGTTCCTGGGCGAGGGCTTGGGATCGTGACCGGCTCGTTTGACGATCAACCGGGCGTTGACGTTTACGTCACCAACGATCAAACGGACAATCACTATTTCAGCCCATCGAAAGACGAGACCGGATTTTGCTTGCACGAATCTGCGATGGTCCGGGGCCTCGCACGCAATGATCGCTCGTTGGCGCAGGGATCGATGGGAATCGCTGCAGCTGACTTAACCGGCGATGGAAAAGCCGACCTGTACGTGACCAATTTCTTGTCTGAATACAACACGTTTTATCGACAACGGGGCAGTGGGTTGTGGCAGGATCAGACGAATTCCGTGGGGCTTGCGCAACCCACCATGGCGATGGTCGGGTGGGGTACCTCGGCCGTTGATTTTGATCTCAACGGAACCAACGAGCTGATCGTCTGCAACGGTCACGTCGACAACTATGCGGCCGAAAAACCGAGCAGCCTCAGCGATGCGGCTTTGAAAGACTCGGCCCCGTTTGCGATGCCCCTGCAAATATTCCAGCGTGGCGCAGCGGATCGGTACGTTAGGGTCGATAACAAGGTCAGCGGCGAGTATTTTTCGAATCCCCACGCCGGACGGGCCCTTTGGACGATCGATGCCAATGGTGATGACCGCTGCGATGTTGTGGTCACGCACCAAACCGAACCCGTCGCCTTGCTAGTCAATCACACAGTAACCGATCACCACCATTTAGCGATCCGATTGAGTGGACGGAATGTGAGTCGAGATGCCGTCGGAACCGTCGTGAAGATTTCCACTGACGAGAACACGCAAACCGCATTCTTGACCTCGGGCGACGGCTACATGTGCAGCGACGAGCGTGTGATCCGATTTGGCTTAGGTCCCCGCGACGCGAAAGTAACGGCAACCGTGCTGTGGCCGGATGGTTCGACACAGACTCATACTTCGCTTTCCATTGACGCCGATTGGCTGATCGTCCAAGGCGATTCGCCGTTCGAGCTGAAGAACGATCTCAAGCTGGCGAAACCATGA
- a CDS encoding DUF1559 domain-containing protein: MERSRRAGFTLVELLVVIAIIGVLVGLLLPAVQAAREAARRMSCSNNFKQIGLGLHNYHSAYKQLPIHGGGTNARVPAGWWNASATGNRWRLSMLVGVTPFVEQQAVWEVISNPYENPNDADTVITDPGDSTTLPLGNVDFFAFGPTPDTIEYRPWATDIPTLRCPSDPGRGLPSLGRTNYAACVGDQIEDMEYGNRVGNRSRVGTGTGVVWDGNGAETRAGARGVFRMCETTKFRDVLDGLSNTIMACEIATDLGDGDTRTIPQPIAGASTQATGIIDNPAICQQNSTIDPLRPQFWLVNPGSTTSGRGYRWAEALPGYTQANTIHPPNSPLCMWASSGNSGVVPPSSRHQGGAHVLMSDGAVKFITDSIEAGAKNHPAVWLGGTAALGNQPGAASPYGLWGALGTRASKEVIEEEL; encoded by the coding sequence ATGGAACGATCTCGTCGCGCAGGCTTCACCTTGGTGGAGCTTCTAGTGGTTATCGCCATCATTGGCGTGTTGGTCGGTCTGCTGCTTCCAGCGGTTCAAGCTGCTCGCGAAGCCGCTCGCCGCATGAGCTGCAGCAACAACTTTAAGCAAATCGGGCTTGGGTTACACAACTACCACTCAGCCTACAAGCAGCTGCCCATCCACGGTGGTGGGACGAATGCTCGCGTCCCTGCCGGTTGGTGGAATGCGAGTGCAACGGGGAACCGTTGGCGTTTGAGCATGTTAGTAGGCGTCACTCCCTTCGTCGAACAGCAAGCGGTTTGGGAAGTCATTTCCAATCCTTACGAAAACCCGAACGATGCCGACACGGTGATCACCGATCCCGGCGATTCCACAACACTGCCCCTCGGCAACGTTGACTTCTTTGCTTTCGGACCGACGCCGGACACCATCGAATATCGGCCTTGGGCGACTGATATCCCGACGCTTCGCTGCCCCAGCGATCCCGGTCGCGGACTTCCTTCACTGGGCCGTACCAACTACGCCGCTTGTGTTGGTGACCAAATCGAGGACATGGAATACGGCAACCGCGTCGGCAACCGGTCCAGAGTTGGGACCGGAACGGGTGTAGTTTGGGATGGCAACGGTGCTGAAACACGCGCAGGTGCCCGTGGCGTGTTCCGAATGTGCGAGACCACCAAATTCCGCGACGTCCTTGATGGCCTTTCAAACACGATCATGGCTTGCGAAATCGCAACCGACCTGGGTGATGGCGACACGCGTACCATTCCGCAACCCATTGCGGGGGCAAGCACGCAGGCGACTGGGATCATCGATAACCCAGCCATCTGCCAGCAGAACTCCACCATCGATCCGTTGCGTCCTCAGTTCTGGTTGGTCAACCCGGGCAGCACCACCTCAGGACGTGGCTACCGCTGGGCAGAAGCACTTCCCGGTTACACCCAAGCGAACACGATTCACCCGCCGAATAGCCCGCTTTGCATGTGGGCATCTTCGGGCAACAGCGGTGTTGTTCCACCATCAAGTCGTCACCAAGGTGGCGCGCACGTGCTGATGTCGGACGGTGCAGTCAAATTCATCACTGACTCGATCGAAGCCGGCGCCAAAAATCACCCTGCTGTTTGGCTCGGCGGAACCGCAGCGCTTGGCAATCAGCCTGGTGCAGCAAGCCCTTACGGCTTATGGGGTGCGTTGGGCACACGAGCTTCAAAGGAAGTGATTGAAGAAGAACTATAA
- a CDS encoding sulfatase: protein MISKRFLLATAIPFVAIGIWNQQCRADEARSVKRPNVLFIAVDDLNHWVGYMGRNTQAKTPNLDRLAARGVAFHQAHCAVPACNPARAALMSGLRPWNTACYLNADNWKKHIPEGLGLSKQFMGAGYHVAGSGKIYHSDSYYESEWSDYSRRGNFTATGKSVGKDEGFHEPLKSDLEDDDISDYHIVDWCVEQMNRSHDKPLFLACGLHKPHLPFAVPRKYYEMFPIEEIELPPHRGDDLDDLSPAGVRMAGPDRDHAKFLKSGRWKHAIQSYLATVAYLDMNIGRLIDGLDNSPIAKDTIVVLWGDHGWSFGEKQHWRKFALWEEETRAPLIWVAPGVTQPGTRCDETVDFMTIYPTLCDLAGIPVPAHVEGKSVVALLRSPEVAGDSIAISTYGYKNHAVRSKDWRYIRYADGSEELYDHRTDPYEWANVATSPSNEQVLEQHRGHLPKTDKVPFKSVKTGAAKDKRK, encoded by the coding sequence ATGATCTCGAAACGCTTTCTACTTGCGACTGCAATCCCTTTCGTTGCGATTGGGATTTGGAACCAACAATGCCGCGCCGATGAGGCACGTTCCGTAAAACGGCCCAACGTTCTGTTCATCGCTGTCGATGATTTGAATCACTGGGTGGGTTACATGGGTCGCAACACACAGGCCAAGACGCCAAATCTTGATCGCTTGGCCGCGCGAGGCGTGGCGTTTCACCAAGCGCATTGTGCCGTCCCGGCCTGTAACCCGGCTCGAGCTGCCCTGATGTCGGGACTGCGTCCGTGGAACACTGCCTGCTACCTCAATGCCGACAACTGGAAAAAACACATCCCCGAGGGGCTCGGGCTAAGCAAACAGTTCATGGGTGCAGGATACCATGTCGCCGGATCTGGAAAGATTTATCACAGCGATTCGTACTATGAATCGGAATGGTCCGACTACTCGCGACGCGGAAATTTCACCGCAACGGGCAAAAGTGTCGGTAAAGATGAAGGCTTTCATGAACCGCTAAAATCCGATTTAGAAGATGACGACATCTCGGATTACCACATCGTTGATTGGTGCGTCGAGCAGATGAATCGATCGCACGACAAGCCGCTGTTTCTTGCTTGTGGACTGCACAAACCGCATCTGCCATTTGCAGTTCCGCGTAAGTATTACGAAATGTTTCCGATCGAGGAAATCGAATTGCCGCCGCATCGCGGCGATGATCTGGATGACCTTTCGCCGGCCGGCGTCCGGATGGCAGGCCCAGATAGAGACCATGCAAAATTTTTGAAGTCCGGCCGATGGAAACATGCGATCCAGTCCTACTTGGCGACCGTCGCGTACTTGGACATGAACATCGGTCGTTTGATCGATGGACTCGATAACAGCCCGATCGCCAAGGATACGATCGTCGTGCTGTGGGGAGATCACGGATGGAGCTTTGGCGAGAAACAGCACTGGCGAAAATTTGCACTCTGGGAGGAAGAGACTCGGGCACCATTGATTTGGGTCGCGCCCGGCGTCACTCAACCGGGAACACGGTGCGATGAAACGGTGGACTTCATGACGATCTATCCTACGCTTTGTGATTTGGCGGGCATTCCAGTCCCCGCCCATGTAGAAGGCAAGAGTGTCGTGGCGTTGCTGCGTAGCCCCGAAGTGGCTGGTGATTCCATCGCGATTTCAACCTACGGATACAAGAATCACGCGGTGCGATCCAAAGATTGGCGTTACATCCGATATGCCGACGGGAGCGAAGAACTGTACGACCATCGAACCGATCCGTACGAGTGGGCCAACGTCGCTACTTCGCCTAGCAATGAGCAAGTACTGGAACAACATCGCGGTCACCTTCCCAAAACAGATAAGGTTCCGTTCAAGTCAGTCAAGACGGGAGCTGCGAAAGACAAGAGGAAATAA
- a CDS encoding site-2 protease family protein yields the protein MDRVRQPGDGRIARYAIEREAEKLKAKSAALRLRPDLIHKRIQSGGTMVWVIKDPLARTYVHFTEQEHTMLCLADGKRSLTQLCSDAAALFVPQHLPATNVVQFFAEANAKGLLIAAKLPSSAKTTSRWSNPLAIRLPGIDPTPWLGYLDPIARVLFSPFAIVAGIAVMLVAVSMAVSRWSVFAENLSTAAGRFDLWVVLVLAIAMTKITHELAHAMVCRKLGGQCTEIGVMFLVGIPCLYCDVSDAWMIPRPWKRMLVSAAGMIAELMIAAIATWVWVFTIDGPLRDVCVTVMVVCSASTVLFNGNPLMRYDGYYILSDAIGIPNLAGRANALANDRLRNFLWGVAPVYSSSVDDAGARSIGLIAYFIASVVYRWMVYSALATVFYAWAKSHGGGDLALIVIGSLLMSFLVRGFPRWFKKPCTQSRSSDFFSTRPGLALAGLSALLVAGAFVPLPRSVTAPSITQPQSAETLVVTLPGRVQNAVRGGTVVQPGQVVCSLVDDDAAQHRLSMTTRRDQLVSTLASLQNRRGIDSDAASTIPATRRALDETEKQIKLVDRELDRRSIRATVRGVAFDPERMAMSPVRAEDSQFWSGTPLDLDNRGARLDEGTTICVIGDEVERDAIAYIRQQDVELVRVGQPVAILVADRPRGSVRGVIMEVATSPANEIPEGLIRSGRISDKAIDVLRSPYYQARVRIDHQATPLSVRMIATVQVEVESASAWIRLRRWFSNAF from the coding sequence TTGGATCGAGTTCGACAACCCGGCGATGGACGTATTGCCCGGTATGCGATTGAGCGCGAGGCGGAAAAGTTGAAAGCGAAATCTGCTGCTCTGCGGCTTCGCCCCGACCTGATTCACAAGCGGATCCAGTCTGGCGGAACGATGGTGTGGGTCATCAAAGATCCGCTTGCGCGAACGTATGTTCATTTTACCGAACAAGAGCACACCATGCTGTGTTTGGCGGATGGCAAACGATCGCTCACTCAGCTCTGTAGCGACGCCGCAGCCTTGTTCGTGCCGCAACACTTGCCGGCTACGAACGTGGTCCAGTTTTTCGCCGAAGCGAATGCGAAAGGCCTGCTGATCGCAGCCAAACTTCCATCGTCGGCGAAGACGACGTCGCGTTGGTCCAACCCTTTGGCCATCCGGTTGCCCGGTATCGATCCAACGCCGTGGCTCGGCTACCTCGATCCGATCGCTCGCGTTTTGTTCTCTCCGTTCGCGATCGTTGCGGGCATCGCGGTGATGCTGGTTGCCGTTTCCATGGCGGTGTCGCGTTGGTCAGTTTTCGCCGAAAACCTGTCTACTGCGGCAGGCCGTTTTGACTTATGGGTTGTGTTGGTGTTGGCGATCGCTATGACCAAGATCACGCACGAGCTAGCCCACGCGATGGTATGCCGCAAATTAGGTGGGCAGTGCACCGAGATTGGCGTGATGTTCTTGGTCGGAATCCCATGTTTGTATTGCGACGTTTCCGATGCGTGGATGATCCCCCGACCTTGGAAACGCATGCTGGTTTCCGCCGCCGGCATGATTGCCGAACTGATGATCGCGGCGATCGCAACCTGGGTTTGGGTCTTCACTATCGATGGACCCCTAAGAGACGTTTGCGTGACCGTGATGGTGGTGTGCTCGGCATCGACCGTCTTGTTCAACGGAAACCCGCTGATGCGTTACGACGGTTACTACATATTGTCCGATGCGATCGGGATCCCCAACTTGGCCGGCCGTGCAAACGCGTTGGCAAACGATCGCTTGCGAAATTTCTTGTGGGGCGTGGCACCGGTATACTCATCGTCGGTAGATGACGCGGGTGCTCGATCGATCGGATTGATCGCGTATTTCATCGCCAGCGTGGTTTATCGTTGGATGGTCTATTCGGCGCTCGCGACCGTTTTTTACGCTTGGGCCAAGTCCCATGGCGGCGGCGACCTGGCACTCATCGTCATCGGGTCATTGCTGATGTCGTTTTTGGTGCGCGGGTTCCCAAGGTGGTTCAAGAAGCCTTGCACACAGAGTCGATCTTCGGATTTTTTTTCCACTCGCCCCGGCCTAGCGTTGGCAGGTCTTTCCGCATTGTTGGTCGCGGGCGCATTCGTGCCACTGCCACGAAGTGTCACTGCGCCATCGATCACGCAACCACAATCCGCGGAAACCCTCGTCGTGACGTTGCCGGGACGCGTCCAGAATGCGGTGCGCGGTGGTACGGTGGTTCAACCCGGGCAAGTCGTTTGCTCGCTCGTCGATGACGATGCAGCGCAACACCGACTTTCGATGACAACGCGTCGTGATCAGCTAGTTTCAACTCTTGCATCGCTACAAAACCGTCGAGGCATCGACTCCGACGCTGCTTCGACCATTCCGGCAACACGTCGGGCTCTAGATGAAACCGAAAAGCAGATCAAGTTGGTCGACCGCGAACTCGACCGTCGATCCATCCGTGCGACGGTTCGCGGCGTCGCGTTTGATCCCGAACGAATGGCGATGTCCCCTGTCCGAGCCGAAGATTCACAGTTTTGGTCCGGTACCCCGCTCGACCTAGACAACCGTGGCGCAAGGTTGGACGAGGGAACGACGATTTGCGTGATCGGCGATGAAGTCGAGCGAGATGCGATCGCCTACATTCGTCAACAAGACGTTGAACTGGTTCGAGTCGGGCAACCAGTGGCGATTCTAGTCGCCGATCGCCCACGCGGTTCCGTTCGCGGCGTCATTATGGAAGTCGCGACATCACCGGCAAATGAAATTCCAGAGGGTCTGATTCGATCCGGTCGAATCAGCGACAAAGCCATCGACGTTCTGCGCTCGCCCTATTACCAAGCCCGTGTTCGAATCGACCATCAAGCGACTCCGCTTTCGGTCCGCATGATCGCCACCGTTCAAGTCGAAGTCGAATCCGCGTCGGCCTGGATTCGCCTTCGCCGATGGTTCAGCAACGCGTTCTAG